The following are encoded in a window of Qipengyuania soli genomic DNA:
- a CDS encoding shikimate dehydrogenase family protein, with product MKPYAEVIGDPIAQSKSPTIHGFWIAKLGLDADYSAAHVTSEGLADYVASRRENPEWRGCNVTMPHKQAVQPFLDGIDEIASAIGAVNTIYRDASGRLVGTNTDMSGFLEPLAGDLAKSHYFRMARILGTGGAARAIVTGLAGQGFTLVLAGRNPDKARAMLDQLDPGGEHHTTLLDHFAEATDFAFDDREGCCDLVVNASPLGMRGQPALAFAWSHAPPGSIAYDIVTDPVETEFLKGARAAGFKTIDGLSMLIGQAAAAFTRFFGVEPPREHDAELRKRLSA from the coding sequence ATGAAGCCCTATGCCGAAGTGATCGGCGATCCGATCGCACAGTCGAAATCGCCCACGATCCATGGTTTCTGGATCGCGAAACTCGGCCTTGATGCGGATTATAGCGCAGCTCATGTGACGAGCGAAGGGCTGGCTGACTACGTCGCCAGCCGACGCGAGAATCCGGAATGGCGCGGCTGCAATGTCACCATGCCGCACAAGCAGGCCGTCCAACCCTTCCTGGACGGGATCGACGAAATCGCGAGTGCCATCGGCGCCGTCAACACGATCTACAGGGATGCGAGTGGGCGGCTCGTCGGGACCAACACCGACATGTCAGGCTTCCTCGAACCGCTCGCCGGCGATCTCGCGAAATCCCATTATTTCCGCATGGCACGAATACTCGGAACGGGAGGCGCGGCGCGTGCAATCGTGACTGGCCTTGCGGGCCAAGGGTTCACCCTGGTTCTCGCTGGCCGTAACCCGGACAAGGCCCGCGCAATGCTCGACCAACTCGACCCGGGCGGCGAACATCATACCACCTTGCTGGACCATTTTGCTGAGGCGACGGACTTTGCATTCGACGATCGAGAAGGTTGCTGCGACCTCGTCGTCAATGCGTCCCCCCTGGGCATGCGCGGGCAACCCGCCCTCGCCTTCGCTTGGAGTCATGCGCCACCGGGATCGATTGCCTATGACATCGTGACTGACCCGGTCGAGACCGAATTCCTCAAGGGTGCACGCGCGGCCGGCTTCAAGACTATCGACGGCCTCTCCATGCTCATCGGTCAGGCGGCGGCAGCCTTCACTCGTTTCTTCGGCGTCGAGCCGCCGCGCGAACATGATGCCGAACTGCGCAAAAGGCTGAGCGCATGA
- a CDS encoding dienelactone hydrolase family protein, whose translation MTETAQIATLSGNDHFTAYVARPAGTPRAAIIVIQEIFGVNAGIRRKCDRLAEDGYLAVAPDLFWRLQPGIELDPDVEPEFKQALDWMGKFNQDQGIRDIEATIHHIRREEGVAKIGCVGYCLGGRLAYMTAARTDVNASVGYYGVGIDGLLGEKHAIAHPVMLHIPTEDGFVDKATQQAMHEGLDDHPKVTLHDYEGLDHGFATEFGKRRSEDAANLADSRTSAFFAEHLA comes from the coding sequence ATGACCGAAACAGCCCAGATCGCCACCCTGAGCGGCAATGACCACTTCACCGCTTATGTCGCGCGCCCCGCAGGCACGCCGCGCGCTGCGATCATCGTGATCCAGGAAATCTTCGGCGTGAATGCGGGCATCCGCCGCAAGTGCGACCGACTAGCCGAGGATGGCTATCTCGCCGTGGCGCCGGACCTGTTCTGGCGGCTGCAGCCCGGCATCGAGCTGGATCCGGACGTCGAGCCCGAATTCAAGCAGGCGCTCGACTGGATGGGCAAGTTCAACCAGGACCAGGGCATCCGCGATATCGAGGCGACGATCCATCATATCCGCCGAGAAGAAGGCGTCGCGAAGATTGGTTGCGTCGGATACTGCCTCGGTGGCCGGCTGGCCTACATGACTGCGGCGCGCACCGACGTGAATGCCTCCGTCGGCTATTACGGTGTCGGCATCGACGGACTGCTGGGCGAGAAACACGCGATCGCACACCCGGTCATGCTCCATATCCCGACCGAGGACGGCTTCGTCGATAAGGCGACGCAACAGGCGATGCACGAGGGCTTGGACGATCACCCCAAGGTCACGCTCCACGACTACGAAGGGCTCGACCACGGCTTTGCCACCGAGTTCGGCAAGCGCCGCAGCGAGGATGCCGCGAACCTTGCCGACAGCCGCACCAGCGCCTTCTTCGCCGAGCACCTTGCCTGA
- the hemE gene encoding uroporphyrinogen decarboxylase: MPGLLLDTLNGKRSSRVPMWLMRQAGRYLPEYRALREQKGGFLEMAYDSEAACEITLQPIDRFGFDGAILFSDILIVPHAMGQDLWFEAGEGPKLAPKLVDEALETLCSATKRYEPIYQTVRLCRQRLPEGVTMLGFAGSPWTVATYMVAGEGSRDQHDARAMAYRDPGAFKAIIDAIVEQTITYLSGQIEAGAEAVQLFDSWAGSLAPDQFERWVIAPNAAIVAALRERHPDTPVIGFPKGSGEKLPAYARDTGVHAVGVDETLDPDWVARELPADMPVQGNLDPLLLLSGSPELEKRVATILRAFAGRPHVFNLGHGIDRRTPIEHVERLISTVRGFEG; this comes from the coding sequence ATGCCCGGTCTCCTTCTCGATACGCTGAACGGAAAGCGCTCCTCGCGGGTGCCCATGTGGCTCATGCGCCAGGCCGGGCGTTACCTCCCCGAATACCGTGCCCTGAGGGAGCAGAAGGGCGGATTCCTTGAGATGGCTTACGACAGTGAGGCGGCGTGCGAGATCACGTTGCAGCCGATCGACCGCTTCGGCTTTGACGGGGCGATCCTGTTTTCCGACATCCTGATCGTGCCGCATGCGATGGGCCAGGACCTGTGGTTCGAGGCGGGCGAGGGGCCCAAGCTTGCTCCCAAGCTTGTCGATGAAGCGCTCGAAACGCTGTGTTCGGCGACCAAGCGCTACGAGCCGATCTACCAGACGGTCCGCCTGTGCCGCCAACGTCTGCCCGAAGGCGTAACTATGCTTGGCTTTGCGGGCAGCCCCTGGACCGTCGCTACCTATATGGTGGCGGGCGAGGGCAGCCGCGACCAACACGACGCGCGAGCCATGGCCTATCGCGATCCCGGCGCCTTTAAAGCGATCATCGACGCCATCGTCGAGCAGACCATCACCTATCTCTCCGGCCAGATCGAAGCCGGTGCGGAAGCGGTGCAACTGTTCGACAGTTGGGCCGGCAGCCTGGCTCCCGATCAGTTCGAACGCTGGGTCATCGCACCCAATGCTGCCATCGTAGCGGCACTGCGCGAGCGCCACCCGGATACTCCGGTCATCGGCTTTCCAAAGGGCTCGGGCGAGAAGCTACCCGCCTATGCGCGCGACACCGGGGTGCATGCCGTGGGGGTGGACGAGACGCTCGATCCGGACTGGGTTGCCCGCGAACTGCCTGCGGACATGCCGGTACAGGGCAATCTCGATCCGTTGCTGCTGCTTTCAGGAAGCCCCGAGCTCGAAAAGCGCGTGGCGACGATCCTGCGTGCCTTTGCCGGCCGGCCGCATGTCTTCAACCTCGGTCACGGCATCGACCGGCGCACGCCCATCGAACACGTCGAGCGGCTGATTTCGACTGTCCGCGGTTTCGAGGGGTGA
- a CDS encoding AAA family ATPase, with amino-acid sequence MPAIRRVAVTGAPGAGKSTLLDELAQRGVPVVREVARRILQGEGGMELRERDPRGFADAMFIEQMSEWRAADASPSIFDRGFADIVGFLWLEGLEVPAEIDRACRDLRFDGPVFHARPWREIYTPDDERIQDWDAALASDDAVERAWRHYGYDLVILPFATPAERAEFVLGRL; translated from the coding sequence ATGCCCGCGATCCGGAGAGTGGCTGTCACCGGCGCTCCCGGCGCGGGCAAGTCCACTTTGCTCGACGAACTCGCACAGCGCGGCGTCCCCGTCGTGCGCGAGGTTGCCCGCCGCATCCTTCAGGGGGAGGGCGGCATGGAACTGCGCGAGCGCGACCCGCGCGGCTTCGCCGATGCCATGTTCATCGAGCAGATGTCGGAATGGCGGGCGGCCGACGCATCGCCCTCAATCTTCGACCGCGGTTTCGCGGATATCGTCGGCTTCCTCTGGCTGGAAGGCCTCGAGGTTCCGGCCGAAATCGATCGTGCCTGTCGTGACCTTCGTTTCGATGGGCCCGTGTTCCATGCCAGGCCCTGGCGCGAGATCTACACGCCCGATGACGAGCGCATCCAGGACTGGGATGCTGCCCTTGCCAGCGATGATGCCGTAGAACGCGCCTGGAGGCACTATGGCTACGATCTGGTCATCTTGCCCTTCGCCACCCCCGCAGAGCGCGCAGAGTTCGTTCTCGGGCGTTTATGA
- the rho gene encoding transcription termination factor Rho → MHLKDLKAKTPAELVSMAEELGVEGASTMRRQDLMFCILRELAEDEEYEEKIMGIGTIEVLQDGFGFLRSPEANYLAGPDDIYVSPNQVRKWGLRTGDTVEGEIRAPKEGERYFALTSLASVNFDDPDAVRHRTNFDNLTPLYPEEKLTLDTFDPTVKDKSARVIDIISPQGKGQRALIVAPPRTGKTVLLQNIAKAITDNHPEVFLLVLLVDERPEEVTDMQRSVKGEVISSTFDEPANRHVQVAEMVIEKAKRLVEHKRDVVILLDSITRLGRAYNTVVPSSGKVLTGGVDANALQRPKRFFGAARNIEEGGSLSIIATALIDTGSRMDEVIFEEFKGTGNSEIVLDRKVADKRIFPALDVGKSGTRKEELLVEKDKLSKMWVLRRILMQMGTVDAMEFLLDKMKDSKTNEDFFATMNQ, encoded by the coding sequence ATGCATCTCAAAGACCTAAAAGCAAAAACCCCCGCCGAGCTGGTGTCGATGGCCGAAGAACTCGGTGTCGAGGGCGCCTCGACCATGCGCCGCCAGGACCTGATGTTCTGCATCCTGCGCGAACTCGCCGAGGACGAGGAATACGAAGAAAAGATCATGGGCATCGGCACCATCGAGGTGCTCCAGGACGGCTTCGGCTTCCTGCGCAGCCCCGAGGCGAACTACCTCGCCGGCCCCGACGACATCTATGTCTCGCCCAACCAGGTCCGCAAATGGGGCCTGCGCACCGGCGACACGGTCGAGGGCGAGATCCGCGCTCCCAAGGAAGGCGAGCGCTACTTCGCGCTGACCAGCCTTGCCTCGGTCAATTTCGACGATCCCGACGCGGTCCGCCACCGGACCAATTTCGACAACCTCACGCCGCTCTATCCGGAAGAAAAGCTGACGCTCGACACCTTCGATCCGACGGTGAAGGACAAGTCGGCCCGCGTGATCGACATCATCTCGCCGCAGGGCAAAGGCCAGCGCGCGCTGATCGTCGCCCCGCCACGCACGGGTAAGACCGTGCTGCTGCAGAACATCGCCAAGGCGATCACCGACAACCACCCGGAAGTCTTCCTGCTGGTCCTGCTCGTCGACGAGCGTCCCGAGGAAGTCACCGACATGCAGCGCAGCGTGAAGGGCGAGGTCATCTCCTCGACCTTCGACGAGCCTGCCAACCGCCACGTCCAGGTCGCCGAAATGGTGATCGAGAAGGCCAAGCGTCTCGTCGAGCACAAGCGCGATGTCGTCATCCTGCTCGACTCGATCACGCGTCTCGGCCGCGCCTACAACACTGTCGTGCCGAGCTCGGGCAAGGTTCTCACCGGCGGTGTCGACGCCAACGCCCTGCAGCGCCCCAAGCGCTTCTTCGGCGCCGCGCGCAACATCGAGGAAGGCGGTTCGCTGTCGATCATCGCCACCGCGCTGATCGATACCGGCAGCCGCATGGACGAGGTCATCTTCGAAGAATTCAAGGGCACTGGTAACTCGGAAATCGTGCTCGATCGCAAGGTTGCCGACAAGCGCATCTTCCCCGCGCTCGACGTGGGCAAGAGCGGCACCCGCAAGGAGGAGCTGCTGGTCGAGAAGGACAAGCTTTCCAAGATGTGGGTCCTGCGCCGCATCCTCATGCAGATGGGCACGGTCGACGCGATGGAATTCCTCCTCGACAAGATGAAGGATTCGAAGACCAACGAGGACTTCTTCGCGACGATGAACCAGTAA
- a CDS encoding DUF6489 family protein, protein MKVHIEIDCTPEEARSFMGLPDVGKANDIYVDMMSKAMKGVTNTDQLQEYAKQLAPMGQAGFKLFQSFMEGANAARSQSDKKKSDED, encoded by the coding sequence ATGAAGGTCCATATCGAAATCGACTGCACGCCCGAAGAGGCACGCAGCTTCATGGGGCTTCCCGACGTGGGCAAGGCCAACGACATCTACGTCGATATGATGTCCAAAGCGATGAAGGGTGTTACCAACACTGATCAGCTGCAGGAATACGCCAAGCAGCTCGCACCTATGGGCCAAGCAGGCTTCAAGCTTTTCCAGAGCTTCATGGAAGGCGCCAATGCGGCGCGCAGCCAGTCGGACAAGAAAAAGTCTGACGAGGACTGA
- the mnmE gene encoding tRNA uridine-5-carboxymethylaminomethyl(34) synthesis GTPase MnmE: MTDTIFALSSGAPPAGIAVIRISGTGARGALDILGCGEMPARRPVLRRLVDRQGDILDEALVLWIPGPGTATGEDLAELHCHGGRAVVAAVLDTLGQLTGLREANPGEFTRRALANGRIDLAEAEGLADLLSAETEWQRRGALHAAGGELSRRVEGWRDRVLQLSAQLEAVIDFSDEDDVGDLPPSFAAGLEELRRDIERVLERPSADRLREGVRVVFGGPPNAGKSSLFNAIIEDGAAIVSAEAGTTRDVIERAVALGSVPLVFVDTAGLRAEDVGEIEAIGIERAHDQLRRAEIVLWLGGDEDRPEGAIQVWPKIDLADTAAASSGFRVSALTGEGVDALVAEIIARAKRSLPPPDRITLTRRQKLIVREACEALLACRGQGDWLIAAENLRRARVSFDEITGRNSTEEMLDVLFGRFCIGK, encoded by the coding sequence ATGACTGACACCATCTTCGCCCTGTCGAGCGGCGCGCCGCCGGCCGGGATCGCGGTCATTCGTATCAGTGGCACGGGTGCACGCGGCGCGCTCGACATTCTCGGCTGTGGCGAGATGCCTGCGCGACGGCCGGTACTGCGCAGACTGGTCGATCGGCAGGGGGATATCCTCGACGAAGCCCTTGTCCTGTGGATCCCCGGCCCCGGCACTGCCACAGGCGAGGATCTGGCCGAGCTTCATTGTCACGGGGGCAGGGCGGTTGTGGCCGCTGTTCTCGACACGCTGGGACAGCTCACCGGACTTCGCGAGGCCAATCCGGGCGAATTCACCCGACGTGCCTTGGCCAACGGCCGGATCGACCTTGCCGAGGCAGAGGGGCTGGCTGACCTCCTTTCCGCAGAGACCGAATGGCAGCGTCGCGGCGCGCTTCACGCTGCGGGAGGCGAGTTGTCCCGGCGAGTGGAGGGTTGGCGCGACAGGGTGCTTCAGCTTTCGGCCCAACTCGAAGCCGTCATCGATTTCTCGGACGAGGACGATGTGGGCGATCTGCCCCCGTCATTTGCTGCCGGGTTGGAGGAATTGCGGCGCGACATCGAGCGGGTTCTGGAGCGACCATCCGCCGACCGCTTGCGCGAGGGTGTCCGGGTCGTCTTCGGTGGGCCGCCGAATGCTGGAAAATCGTCTCTTTTCAATGCTATAATTGAGGATGGAGCCGCGATTGTATCGGCCGAGGCAGGCACCACGCGTGATGTGATCGAGAGGGCAGTCGCTCTTGGTAGTGTGCCCCTAGTCTTTGTCGATACGGCAGGTTTGCGTGCCGAAGATGTCGGGGAGATCGAGGCCATCGGTATTGAGCGGGCACACGATCAGTTGCGCCGGGCCGAAATCGTGCTTTGGCTGGGTGGTGATGAAGACAGGCCCGAAGGGGCGATCCAGGTTTGGCCCAAGATAGATCTCGCCGACACCGCTGCGGCCAGCTCGGGTTTCAGGGTCTCTGCTCTTACCGGTGAGGGCGTGGACGCTCTGGTTGCGGAGATCATCGCACGGGCAAAGCGGAGCCTACCTCCGCCTGATCGGATAACCCTAACCCGGCGACAGAAGTTGATTGTTCGGGAGGCGTGCGAAGCGCTCCTGGCGTGTCGGGGGCAAGGTGACTGGTTGATCGCGGCAGAGAACCTGCGTCGCGCACGCGTCTCGTTCGATGAAATCACCGGGAGGAACTCGACCGAGGAGATGCTCGATGTGCTCTTCGGCCGGTTCTGCATCGGCAAGTGA
- a CDS encoding CopD family protein, which translates to MQDVLAMTYLWLKAGHIIFMVFWMAGLFMLPRQMIYLHGTAPGSEEAALWGKRMGLLRKIILTPSLVVVWVLGLALASSIGAWDQGWFHAKLLVVVALTGFHGFMVAKSKAMVAGERPLSEKQLRMWGEFPGIALALIVVLVVVKPF; encoded by the coding sequence ATGCAGGACGTGCTTGCCATGACCTACCTCTGGCTCAAGGCCGGACACATCATCTTCATGGTGTTCTGGATGGCGGGACTGTTCATGCTCCCCCGGCAGATGATCTATCTTCACGGCACTGCGCCGGGATCGGAAGAAGCGGCGTTGTGGGGCAAGCGCATGGGCCTCCTGCGCAAGATCATCCTGACGCCGAGCCTCGTCGTGGTGTGGGTTCTCGGCCTTGCGCTGGCCTCGTCCATCGGTGCCTGGGACCAGGGTTGGTTCCACGCCAAGCTGCTGGTGGTCGTTGCCCTGACCGGCTTTCACGGCTTCATGGTCGCCAAGTCCAAGGCCATGGTCGCGGGCGAGCGACCGCTGAGCGAGAAGCAGTTGCGCATGTGGGGTGAGTTTCCCGGCATCGCACTCGCGCTCATCGTGGTGCTGGTCGTCGTCAAACCCTTCTGA
- a CDS encoding nuclear transport factor 2 family protein gives MSAKVGLKRWHEVIEGGSSPEALSAIIREDAVFHSPVVHTPQVGRPIVVAYLSAAGQTLGNESFEYVRELVDGENAMIEFQTTMDGIHVNGIDLIRFDEDGNIVDFKVMVRPLKAVNKVWEKMAAQLERQKAS, from the coding sequence ATGTCGGCCAAGGTAGGATTGAAGCGCTGGCACGAGGTTATCGAGGGCGGCAGTTCGCCCGAGGCACTCTCGGCCATCATCCGCGAAGACGCAGTATTCCACTCACCCGTGGTGCACACGCCGCAGGTAGGTCGACCAATTGTGGTGGCCTATCTCTCGGCTGCAGGACAGACGCTTGGCAACGAGAGCTTCGAATACGTCCGCGAGCTGGTCGATGGCGAGAACGCCATGATCGAGTTCCAGACCACGATGGACGGCATCCACGTCAATGGTATCGACCTCATCCGCTTCGACGAGGACGGCAATATCGTCGATTTCAAGGTCATGGTCAGGCCGTTGAAGGCGGTGAACAAGGTCTGGGAAAAGATGGCCGCTCAGCTGGAACGCCAGAAGGCCTCATAA
- the coaE gene encoding dephospho-CoA kinase (Dephospho-CoA kinase (CoaE) performs the final step in coenzyme A biosynthesis.): MTRPLIVGLTGSIGMGKSTVATMFEAAGVPVFDADAEVRAMQCANGELIPAIEAAFPGTTGPAGVLRDELGQKVFGDKEALARLEAIVHPAVARKREAFLIEHAGAPVVVFDIPLLFEKGGAAAVDKVVVVSAPAEAQRARVLARPGMTQEKFAHILSLQVPDAEKRERADYIVDTGTSVEETETEVIDLIAHLRAERAKK, from the coding sequence ATGACCCGCCCCCTGATAGTTGGTCTCACCGGCTCGATCGGAATGGGAAAGTCGACCGTTGCGACGATGTTCGAGGCCGCAGGGGTACCCGTGTTCGATGCCGATGCGGAAGTGCGCGCCATGCAGTGCGCAAATGGAGAATTGATCCCGGCGATTGAAGCAGCCTTCCCTGGCACAACTGGGCCTGCGGGCGTGTTGCGCGACGAGCTTGGCCAGAAGGTTTTCGGCGACAAGGAGGCGCTGGCCCGATTGGAGGCGATCGTCCATCCGGCAGTGGCGAGGAAGCGCGAGGCGTTTCTGATCGAACACGCCGGTGCACCAGTTGTCGTGTTCGACATACCCCTGTTGTTCGAAAAGGGTGGGGCGGCGGCGGTCGACAAGGTCGTGGTGGTTTCTGCCCCTGCGGAGGCTCAACGCGCACGCGTGCTGGCTCGACCAGGCATGACGCAGGAGAAATTCGCTCATATTCTTTCGTTGCAGGTTCCCGATGCCGAAAAGCGGGAACGGGCGGACTACATCGTCGACACAGGGACATCGGTGGAGGAAACCGAGACTGAGGTCATCGACCTCATCGCCCATCTGCGCGCCGAACGAGCAAAGAAATAG
- a CDS encoding FMN-binding glutamate synthase family protein → MRESSELFMRFGPTLVVVLLAAICALVENLRWGLVVTLPLLALAIYDFFQRRHTLWRNYPLLAHIRWIMEDLRPYARAYFVEGDLEGRPFNHDERALVYARAKGELDSHPFGTELDVYSDEYEWLGHSIVPKEDAPKEWRVTVGTDQCAKPYSSSLLNISAMSFGSLSANAIMALNKGAALGGFYHDTGEGGLSRYHRSHVGDLVWEIGSGYFGCRTKDGAFDPGMFAETASEEQVRMVEIKLSQGAKPGHGGVLPAAKVTAEIAEARGVSEGEACVSPAAHSSFSTPVELLEWAASLRELSGGKPVGIKLCVGQPHEVFALMKAMLETGIRLDYIVVDGAEGGTGAAPVEFSNRLGMPLREGLILVRNALVGTGLKKEIKLGAAGKVHSGAGLAMNLGLGADWCNSARAFMFALGCVQSMKCHTDACPTGVATQDATRQRGLVVEDKGERVARFQRQTLASLREMVVAMGLENPWQIAPCHISERLNSAKSDRIDNIYGFLKENQLLDDPGSTQYAEDWEKAQAHTFGEATCRPR, encoded by the coding sequence ATGCGCGAATCGTCCGAGCTGTTCATGCGCTTCGGACCGACGCTGGTTGTGGTGCTGCTCGCCGCGATCTGTGCGCTGGTGGAGAACCTGCGCTGGGGCCTGGTGGTCACCCTCCCGCTGCTGGCGCTGGCGATCTACGACTTCTTCCAGCGGCGCCATACGCTGTGGCGCAACTATCCTCTGCTCGCGCACATCCGCTGGATCATGGAGGACCTGCGTCCCTATGCCCGGGCCTATTTCGTAGAGGGCGACCTGGAAGGCCGCCCGTTCAACCACGACGAGCGCGCGCTGGTCTACGCGCGGGCCAAGGGCGAGCTCGATTCGCATCCCTTCGGCACCGAGCTCGACGTCTATTCGGACGAGTACGAATGGCTGGGCCATTCGATCGTGCCCAAGGAGGATGCCCCAAAGGAATGGCGCGTCACCGTCGGCACAGACCAGTGTGCCAAGCCCTACTCCTCCTCGCTCCTGAATATCTCCGCGATGAGCTTCGGTTCGCTGTCGGCGAACGCGATCATGGCGCTGAACAAGGGCGCCGCACTTGGCGGGTTCTACCATGACACAGGCGAAGGTGGCCTTTCGCGCTACCATCGCTCGCACGTGGGTGATCTCGTGTGGGAGATCGGCAGCGGCTATTTCGGTTGCCGCACCAAGGACGGCGCATTCGACCCCGGCATGTTCGCAGAGACTGCCAGCGAAGAGCAGGTCCGCATGGTCGAGATCAAGCTCAGCCAGGGGGCCAAGCCGGGCCATGGCGGGGTCCTGCCAGCGGCCAAGGTCACTGCTGAAATCGCCGAGGCACGCGGCGTATCCGAAGGTGAAGCCTGCGTTTCGCCTGCCGCGCACTCGAGCTTCTCCACCCCGGTTGAATTGCTCGAATGGGCTGCCAGCCTGCGCGAGCTTTCCGGTGGCAAGCCCGTCGGCATCAAGCTGTGCGTCGGCCAGCCGCACGAAGTCTTCGCCCTGATGAAGGCGATGCTCGAGACCGGCATCAGGCTCGACTACATCGTCGTCGATGGGGCTGAAGGTGGGACCGGTGCAGCGCCGGTCGAATTCTCCAACCGTCTCGGCATGCCCCTGCGCGAAGGACTAATCCTGGTGCGCAACGCGCTCGTCGGCACGGGGCTCAAGAAGGAGATCAAGCTTGGTGCCGCAGGCAAGGTCCATTCGGGCGCCGGTCTCGCAATGAATCTCGGGCTGGGTGCCGACTGGTGCAATTCGGCCCGCGCCTTCATGTTCGCGCTGGGCTGCGTGCAGTCGATGAAATGCCATACCGATGCCTGCCCGACCGGCGTGGCGACACAGGATGCAACCCGCCAGCGCGGCCTCGTGGTCGAGGACAAGGGCGAGCGTGTCGCCCGTTTCCAGCGCCAGACTCTCGCATCGCTGAGGGAAATGGTCGTCGCCATGGGGCTCGAGAACCCGTGGCAAATCGCGCCGTGCCATATTTCCGAGCGACTCAATTCGGCCAAGTCGGACCGGATCGACAATATCTACGGCTTCCTCAAGGAGAACCAGTTGCTCGACGATCCGGGTTCGACGCAATATGCCGAGGATTGGGAAAAGGCCCAGGCACACACATTCGGGGAGGCGACATGTCGGCCAAGGTAG
- a CDS encoding pyruvate, water dikinase regulatory protein, which translates to MPVLLHRVPEPLISNRVHLHLLSDSTGETLEMLAKAALAQFEDADVMRHFWPMVRSRQHLERIAPELKANPGLVLFTLVNPETRDRLEEICRQLGLPAVPILDRVTEALEKALGQEAHGKPGRQHAMDQAYFKRVEAIQFTIAHDDGVGWENWEEADIVLAGVSRSSKTPTSIYLANRGYKVANIPLVVESPPPPKLFELKNPMVVGLTTAPERLVQVRRNRLLSLNEERTTDYADQEKVKAEVAFARRMFADNGWAVIDVTRRSIEETAAAVIRLYNERETRGTTQGAKPI; encoded by the coding sequence ATGCCGGTGCTTCTCCACAGGGTGCCGGAGCCTCTTATTTCCAACCGCGTCCATCTCCACCTGTTGTCAGACTCCACCGGCGAAACGCTCGAGATGCTGGCCAAGGCCGCGCTCGCGCAATTCGAGGATGCGGACGTCATGCGCCATTTCTGGCCGATGGTTCGAAGCCGCCAGCATCTCGAACGTATTGCCCCGGAGCTCAAGGCCAACCCGGGCCTTGTCCTCTTCACGTTGGTCAATCCCGAAACGCGCGACCGGCTGGAAGAGATCTGCCGCCAGCTTGGACTGCCCGCAGTCCCCATACTCGATCGCGTGACCGAGGCACTCGAAAAGGCGCTGGGGCAGGAAGCGCATGGCAAGCCCGGTCGCCAGCATGCGATGGACCAGGCCTATTTCAAGCGTGTCGAGGCGATCCAGTTCACCATCGCCCATGATGACGGCGTCGGGTGGGAGAACTGGGAGGAGGCGGATATCGTCCTCGCAGGCGTGTCGCGCAGCTCGAAGACGCCGACCAGCATTTACCTGGCCAATCGCGGCTACAAGGTCGCCAACATCCCGTTGGTGGTCGAAAGCCCGCCACCGCCCAAGCTGTTCGAGCTCAAGAACCCGATGGTGGTCGGCCTGACCACCGCGCCGGAGCGGTTGGTACAAGTGCGCCGCAACCGCCTCCTGAGCCTCAACGAGGAGCGCACCACCGACTATGCCGACCAGGAAAAGGTCAAGGCCGAGGTTGCCTTCGCTCGGCGCATGTTTGCCGACAACGGCTGGGCGGTGATCGATGTCACTCGCCGCTCGATCGAGGAAACCGCCGCTGCGGTGATCCGACTCTACAACGAGCGCGAGACGCGCGGGACGACACAAGGGGCGAAGCCGATATGA
- a CDS encoding Maf family protein, whose product MTAIAGNGLVLASNSASRNAMLEAAGITFRAMSADVDERALEAEMDDADPAEIAQALAAAKAGAVSTQCGGELVLGSDSLVEVEGRRFDKPKTREDAAEHLRFFSGKVMTLHSAAALARGGRITWLDSDFARLKVRDLSDEFIEAYLDTEWPAVSYCVGVFRIEGPGVQLFETIMGDQFTVLGMPLLKVLDALREDGVLPA is encoded by the coding sequence ATGACCGCCATCGCCGGAAATGGACTGGTGCTGGCGTCCAACAGCGCCTCACGTAATGCGATGCTGGAAGCGGCCGGGATCACCTTCCGTGCAATGTCCGCGGATGTCGACGAGCGAGCGCTTGAAGCGGAGATGGATGACGCGGACCCCGCCGAAATTGCGCAGGCTCTTGCCGCTGCCAAGGCTGGTGCCGTTTCCACGCAATGCGGTGGAGAACTTGTGCTCGGCTCGGATTCCCTCGTGGAGGTCGAAGGACGCCGCTTCGACAAGCCGAAGACGCGCGAGGACGCCGCGGAACACCTCCGCTTCTTTTCCGGCAAGGTGATGACGCTGCACAGCGCCGCTGCGCTGGCCCGCGGTGGGCGGATCACCTGGCTCGACAGCGACTTTGCCCGCCTCAAGGTTCGCGACCTCAGCGATGAATTCATCGAAGCCTATCTCGACACCGAATGGCCAGCAGTCTCCTATTGCGTGGGGGTCTTCCGCATCGAGGGTCCGGGCGTGCAATTGTTCGAAACGATCATGGGCGACCAGTTCACCGTGCTCGGCATGCCGCTGCTTAAGGTGCTCGATGCCCTGCGCGAGGACGGGGTGCTGCCGGCATGA